Proteins encoded by one window of Chryseobacterium sp. POL2:
- the sppA gene encoding signal peptide peptidase SppA: MKSFFKYVLANIVAFIIIGLIFIGGFIFFAIMGAFMDSSGSVKKNSILTLDLKTKLIESPGDEEFSIFSFKNEGKQITSLDVLESIKNAKTDDNIKGISLEIDNFYAGSTQLESIREALLDFKKSGKFVYAYGNNVSQGAYYIGSVADQYYLNPTGGIELKGLSAEVVYFKDFADKYGINFEVIRHGKFKAAVEPFMINKISPENQEQLSTLLNDIWGRTSTQIAQSRKMSSAEFKIVTDSLYSFIPENNIKYKLADKLIQKSEYDAILRQKIGIKQNQKLSKISFPKYYQTIDSSSESNQIAVLYASGEINNGKGNNGVYAENMIKEIKKIKDNDKIKAVVLRVNSPGGSANASDEILFELEQLKKKKPLVVSFGDYAASGGYYIAMAADKIYSEANTITGSIGVFGLITSYKDIANKNGIRSDVVQTNANSNMISALQGVSPGTITMMEKGVEGTYNRFVHFVTQNRKKTFEQIDAIGGGRIWSGTKAKELGLVDEIGGINQAIADAAKRAKISKYSIKTSPATPSPFEDIFGSVDEEQISAKLIKNKIGENNYKIFQQITDPKLQNGVMMKMPYLLEVK; this comes from the coding sequence ATGAAATCTTTTTTCAAATATGTGTTAGCAAATATAGTTGCTTTCATCATTATCGGCCTCATCTTCATAGGCGGATTTATATTTTTTGCCATTATGGGCGCTTTTATGGACAGTAGCGGATCTGTTAAGAAAAACTCCATTTTAACACTCGATTTAAAAACAAAACTTATCGAAAGTCCTGGTGATGAAGAATTTTCCATTTTCAGTTTTAAAAATGAAGGAAAACAAATTACAAGCTTAGATGTTTTGGAATCTATCAAAAACGCAAAAACAGATGATAATATCAAAGGCATCTCTTTAGAAATAGACAATTTTTATGCGGGAAGTACACAATTGGAAAGCATCCGCGAAGCACTATTAGATTTCAAAAAAAGCGGCAAATTTGTCTATGCTTATGGTAATAATGTTTCGCAAGGTGCTTATTATATAGGATCGGTTGCCGATCAATATTACCTTAATCCAACGGGAGGTATCGAGCTGAAAGGCCTCTCAGCCGAAGTGGTTTATTTTAAAGATTTTGCTGACAAATATGGTATTAATTTCGAAGTGATTCGCCACGGGAAGTTCAAAGCTGCAGTAGAACCTTTTATGATAAACAAAATTTCTCCTGAAAACCAAGAGCAACTCTCAACACTTCTCAATGACATCTGGGGCAGAACATCAACGCAAATCGCGCAGTCTAGAAAAATGTCATCTGCTGAATTCAAAATTGTAACAGACAGCCTATACAGCTTTATCCCCGAAAATAATATTAAATATAAGTTAGCGGACAAATTGATTCAAAAATCAGAATATGATGCTATTTTACGTCAAAAAATCGGCATTAAACAAAATCAAAAACTGAGCAAAATTTCGTTCCCAAAATATTATCAAACGATAGATTCTTCATCTGAAAGCAACCAAATCGCCGTTCTTTATGCTAGCGGAGAAATCAACAACGGAAAAGGCAACAATGGTGTCTATGCTGAGAACATGATTAAGGAAATCAAAAAAATAAAAGACAATGACAAAATAAAAGCTGTTGTGCTAAGAGTAAATTCGCCAGGCGGAAGCGCCAATGCATCAGACGAAATACTTTTTGAACTAGAACAACTTAAAAAGAAAAAACCTTTGGTAGTGTCGTTCGGAGATTATGCAGCTTCTGGAGGATATTACATCGCCATGGCAGCGGACAAAATATATTCCGAAGCTAATACCATAACAGGTTCTATCGGAGTTTTTGGATTGATAACTTCTTATAAAGATATCGCTAACAAAAACGGAATCCGTAGCGATGTTGTACAGACTAATGCCAACTCTAACATGATTTCGGCATTACAAGGTGTAAGTCCCGGCACAATCACTATGATGGAAAAAGGTGTAGAAGGAACCTACAATCGCTTTGTGCATTTTGTAACCCAAAACAGAAAAAAAACTTTTGAGCAAATAGACGCAATCGGTGGTGGACGCATTTGGTCTGGTACAAAAGCGAAAGAACTAGGCCTTGTCGATGAAATTGGCGGTATCAACCAAGCAATTGCTGATGCGGCAAAACGTGCGAAAATATCAAAATATAGCATTAAAACTTCTCCAGCAACACCAAGCCCCTTCGAGGATATTTTTGGAAGTGTTGACGAAGAACAGATTTCAGCGAAATTGATTAAAAATAAAATAGGCGAAAACAACTATAAAATCTTCCAACAAATAACAGATCCCAAATTACAAAATGGCGTCATGATGAAAATGCCTTATCTTTTGGAAGTGAAATAA
- a CDS encoding DUF6048 family protein — protein sequence MKTKLISFFCFSLAVTAFGQQKQSDTIKKSWKYEPNFLVGVDVLNLGTSAFSDRKLMQAFVSSRLTKKWHVVADVGFDKNIYQKNGYDAKVNGTFFKLGSFYMLSQDSENIYNGFYAGGKLAGTFYKQEYFAIPVRATGGGADGTQSLAESQQSSYWIEAVVGGRVQLFGSNFFIDVNVQPKYLLYTTKQEDVFPMLVSGFGRSSGKFGFGFSWNIGYKF from the coding sequence ATGAAGACAAAACTCATTTCTTTCTTTTGTTTTAGTCTAGCTGTTACAGCATTTGGACAACAAAAACAATCTGATACGATTAAAAAATCATGGAAATACGAACCTAATTTTCTAGTCGGTGTTGATGTGCTGAATTTGGGGACAAGTGCTTTTTCTGACCGAAAATTGATGCAAGCTTTTGTCTCGTCTAGGTTAACAAAAAAATGGCATGTTGTTGCGGATGTTGGTTTTGATAAAAATATCTATCAGAAAAATGGTTACGATGCAAAAGTTAATGGAACATTTTTTAAACTAGGAAGTTTCTACATGCTTTCTCAGGATTCCGAAAATATCTATAACGGATTTTATGCCGGTGGAAAGTTAGCGGGGACATTTTATAAGCAAGAATATTTTGCAATTCCGGTTCGGGCTACGGGTGGTGGCGCAGACGGGACACAATCTTTAGCAGAATCGCAACAATCATCGTATTGGATAGAAGCTGTTGTGGGAGGGCGTGTGCAATTGTTTGGGTCCAATTTTTTTATTGATGTTAATGTGCAACCGAAATATCTGTTGTACACGACAAAGCAAGAAGATGTATTTCCAATGCTGGTTTCTGGATTTGGAAGAAGTTCTGGAAAATTTGGATTCGGATTTAGCTGGAATATTGGATATAAGTTTTAG
- a CDS encoding DUF6452 family protein — MKFFSKILTISCALILLSCGGDDDICLSGEATPRAKIKFKLASNDKEVQLDSLFIDVEYANGNIKNIINATKVDSVFIPLRVDESAFTKMYVKTRKKGDSSVININYTTQSTYVSPACGYKLSYKDVTYQLGKAEPVKNVQSNQNEIINEDKTHFFLLF, encoded by the coding sequence ATGAAATTTTTCTCGAAAATTCTGACAATTAGCTGTGCTTTAATACTTCTTTCTTGCGGAGGCGATGACGATATTTGCCTAAGTGGTGAAGCGACGCCACGTGCGAAGATTAAGTTTAAATTGGCAAGTAATGATAAAGAGGTACAGCTGGATTCATTATTTATCGATGTAGAATATGCCAATGGGAATATTAAAAATATTATTAATGCTACAAAAGTAGATTCGGTATTTATTCCTTTGCGCGTTGACGAAAGTGCATTTACCAAGATGTATGTCAAAACGAGAAAGAAAGGTGATTCTTCTGTTATTAATATTAATTACACCACGCAGTCAACTTATGTTTCGCCAGCTTGCGGTTACAAGCTTAGCTATAAAGATGTAACGTATCAGCTGGGAAAAGCGGAGCCGGTTAAGAATGTTCAATCCAATCAAAACGAAATTATTAATGAAGACAAAACTCATTTCTTTCTTTTGTTTTAG
- a CDS encoding zinc-dependent metalloprotease, translated as MKNNFKTLIISTAIVFFHQTGFAQTDSTAVKKETPSKTDVAKDKKIAVKPYKEIITDKAISDNGVIDVHKIDDKYFFELPDNVLNKEFLMVTRLTKAAAGMRSGTTGYAGDQIGQKVIRFEKGPNDKILLRSVSYVDYAADSTSQMYQSVSRNNVQEIMMSFDVKAYGKDKKSSVIEVTDVLNADNEVTSFGTAVKDNFKVGAFQKSMSFVNYVKSFPTNVEINTTKTFSKTTGRSATPVPGAIVPKVSGNYTVEINSSFVLLPENKMQARYFDPRVGYFTVGYTDFDIDPQGVKRVNLIKRWRLEPKPQDLEKYKKGELVEPAKPIVFYIDPATPKQWIPYLIQGVNDWQKTFEKAGFKNAIYAKLPDAKTDPEWSLEDARFSAIVYKPSDVPNASGPSIADPRTGEILESHINWYHNVMSLLRNWYFVQASPNDSNARKMEFDDKLMGELIRFVSSHEVGHTLGLRHNFISSATVPVEKLRDKKWLEENGHTPSIMDYARFNYVAQPEDQVGEKGIFPRIGDYDDWAIEWGYRRFYDFKTPEAEKSHLNQWVISKTNNPRLLFGTESDQFDPRLQSEAIGDNAMIASEYGIKNLKRIIDNLEKWTATPNEDYSNLGLMYDQVTGQYKRYLGHVSKYIGGRYVTPKTAEQTGLIYEPVAKKDQKEALDFLDKHVFQTPSWLLKTSIFEKTGKTPLKTVEELQKLVFNRILSPMVLQNMYQMEAVEGSKYLLVDYLSDLENSVFKKNDDIYSRNLQRNYVSTLSKLIDNKNNDQSDISAFVRGSLSDLKSRLAKKVNSGDQASKYHYQDLIFKIEKTLDPKS; from the coding sequence ATGAAGAATAATTTTAAAACATTGATCATTTCCACAGCAATTGTGTTTTTCCATCAGACAGGATTTGCACAAACGGATTCTACCGCTGTTAAGAAAGAAACACCTTCCAAAACAGATGTAGCCAAAGACAAAAAAATTGCTGTAAAACCTTACAAAGAAATTATTACCGATAAAGCAATTAGTGATAATGGTGTTATTGATGTTCATAAAATTGATGATAAATACTTCTTCGAATTGCCAGATAATGTTCTAAATAAAGAATTTTTGATGGTGACAAGATTGACAAAGGCGGCAGCTGGGATGCGTTCTGGTACAACGGGGTATGCTGGCGATCAGATTGGTCAAAAGGTCATCCGTTTTGAGAAAGGTCCAAATGACAAAATCCTTTTAAGATCAGTTTCTTATGTTGATTATGCTGCGGATTCCACTTCGCAAATGTACCAGTCGGTTTCCCGAAACAATGTTCAGGAAATCATGATGTCTTTTGATGTAAAAGCCTACGGAAAAGATAAAAAATCCTCGGTAATAGAAGTGACTGATGTTTTGAATGCTGATAACGAAGTGACTTCGTTCGGTACAGCGGTAAAAGATAATTTTAAAGTTGGCGCTTTCCAAAAGAGTATGTCTTTTGTTAATTATGTAAAATCTTTCCCTACAAATGTTGAAATCAACACGACAAAGACATTTTCTAAAACTACGGGCCGTTCCGCAACGCCAGTTCCGGGGGCTATCGTTCCGAAAGTAAGTGGCAATTATACGGTAGAGATTAATTCTTCTTTCGTTTTATTACCAGAGAACAAAATGCAAGCGCGTTATTTTGATCCACGTGTTGGTTATTTCACGGTAGGTTATACCGATTTTGATATCGATCCTCAAGGTGTGAAACGCGTTAATCTAATCAAAAGATGGCGACTGGAGCCAAAACCCCAAGATTTAGAAAAATATAAAAAAGGAGAATTGGTAGAACCTGCGAAGCCTATCGTATTTTATATCGATCCTGCAACGCCAAAACAATGGATTCCTTATTTAATACAAGGCGTTAACGATTGGCAAAAAACTTTCGAAAAAGCTGGATTCAAAAATGCGATTTATGCAAAACTACCCGATGCTAAGACTGATCCAGAATGGAGTCTAGAAGATGCGCGTTTTTCTGCTATTGTTTATAAACCTTCGGATGTGCCGAATGCTTCTGGACCTTCTATTGCGGATCCTAGAACTGGCGAGATTTTGGAAAGCCATATCAACTGGTACCATAACGTGATGTCATTGCTAAGAAATTGGTATTTTGTACAAGCTTCTCCTAATGACAGCAATGCCAGAAAAATGGAGTTTGATGATAAATTGATGGGCGAATTAATTCGTTTCGTATCATCACACGAAGTAGGACATACGTTAGGACTAAGACACAATTTTATATCGAGTGCCACTGTTCCTGTAGAAAAGCTTAGGGATAAAAAATGGTTGGAAGAAAACGGACATACACCTTCCATTATGGACTATGCACGTTTCAACTATGTAGCACAACCCGAAGATCAAGTAGGTGAGAAAGGTATTTTCCCAAGAATTGGTGATTATGATGACTGGGCGATAGAATGGGGCTACAGACGATTTTATGATTTTAAAACACCAGAAGCTGAAAAGTCGCATCTTAACCAATGGGTGATTAGTAAAACTAATAATCCACGTTTGCTATTCGGGACAGAAAGTGATCAGTTCGATCCGCGTTTGCAAAGTGAAGCTATTGGTGACAATGCGATGATTGCTAGTGAATACGGAATTAAAAATCTCAAAAGAATTATCGATAATTTAGAAAAATGGACGGCAACACCTAACGAAGATTATAGTAATTTAGGATTGATGTACGATCAGGTAACAGGACAATACAAGCGCTATCTTGGTCATGTTTCCAAATATATTGGCGGACGTTATGTGACACCAAAAACTGCAGAACAGACAGGTTTGATCTACGAGCCTGTAGCAAAAAAAGATCAAAAAGAAGCTTTGGACTTTTTAGATAAACATGTTTTCCAAACCCCGAGTTGGCTCCTGAAAACTTCTATTTTTGAAAAAACAGGCAAAACGCCGCTTAAAACTGTAGAAGAATTACAAAAGCTTGTTTTTAATAGAATTTTGAGTCCAATGGTTTTACAGAATATGTACCAAATGGAAGCTGTTGAAGGTTCGAAATATTTGTTGGTAGATTATCTTTCGGATTTAGAAAATTCGGTGTTCAAAAAGAATGATGACATCTATAGCCGAAATTTGCAACGCAATTATGTGTCAACTTTGTCAAAGCTAATTGATAATAAAAATAATGATCAGTCGGATATCTCTGCTTTTGTGCGTGGAAGCTTATCAGATTTAAAATCCAGATTGGCTAAAAAAGTAAATTCTGGCGATCAAGCTAGCAAGTATCATTATCAAGATTTAATATTTAAAATTGAAAAAACTTTAGACCCAAAATCATGA
- the rlmD gene encoding 23S rRNA (uracil(1939)-C(5))-methyltransferase RlmD, giving the protein MKKKKNLILENIRLLSAGAKGVSVAKAEDGRTIFVSGAVPGDLVNVQVKKQKSSFYEGVAIEILEESPDRVVPRCIHFGHCGGCKWQNMSYEKQLYFKQNEVLNNIQRIGGIKDFVCEPILGAEEQYFYRNKMEFSFSNARWLTPEEIKSDAELNSKDALGFHIPGQWSKILDLSTCFLQEDPSNEMRLFVKNFAVEHNLEFFDVRNQAGFLRTFMLRQNSKGEWMLLFQFFKEDEENRKLLLDNVLEKFPQIKTLVYAINSKGNDSVYDLDIQTYFGDGFLYEEMDGLKFKIGPKSFFQTNYQQALNLYRKTLEFAELTGDEVVYDLYTGTGTIAQYIARTAKHVIGIEAVQEAIDAAKEHAQLNGLDNCTFYCGDMKEVFTEEFLAAHPKADVLVTDPPRDGMHPKVVEQILKLSPEKIVYVSCNSATQARDIALMKEDYELIKILPVDMFPQTHHVENIALLKKKK; this is encoded by the coding sequence ATGAAGAAAAAAAAGAATTTAATTTTAGAAAATATCAGACTCCTTTCTGCCGGTGCGAAAGGAGTTTCTGTTGCTAAAGCGGAAGATGGAAGAACCATTTTTGTAAGTGGTGCCGTTCCTGGAGACCTTGTTAATGTACAAGTTAAGAAACAAAAAAGTAGTTTTTACGAAGGTGTAGCCATCGAGATTCTCGAAGAATCACCCGATCGTGTTGTGCCAAGATGCATCCATTTTGGTCATTGTGGCGGTTGCAAATGGCAAAATATGTCTTATGAAAAACAACTTTATTTTAAGCAAAATGAAGTCCTGAATAACATTCAAAGAATTGGAGGGATAAAGGATTTTGTCTGCGAACCAATTTTGGGTGCTGAAGAACAATATTTTTACCGTAACAAAATGGAGTTTTCGTTTTCCAATGCACGTTGGCTAACGCCTGAAGAAATAAAAAGTGATGCCGAGCTTAACAGCAAAGATGCTTTAGGTTTTCATATTCCGGGACAATGGAGCAAAATTTTGGATCTTAGTACATGTTTTTTACAAGAAGATCCGTCCAATGAGATGCGCCTTTTTGTTAAAAATTTCGCAGTTGAGCATAACTTGGAATTTTTTGATGTTAGAAATCAAGCTGGTTTTTTAAGAACTTTTATGCTTCGCCAAAATTCTAAAGGAGAATGGATGTTGTTATTCCAATTCTTTAAAGAAGATGAAGAGAATAGAAAGTTGTTGCTGGATAATGTTCTTGAAAAATTCCCTCAGATAAAAACTTTGGTGTACGCAATCAATTCTAAAGGGAACGATAGCGTTTACGATTTAGATATTCAAACGTACTTTGGAGATGGATTTTTGTACGAAGAAATGGATGGACTCAAATTTAAAATTGGTCCAAAATCATTCTTCCAAACCAACTATCAACAAGCTTTAAACCTTTATCGAAAAACGCTCGAGTTTGCCGAACTTACAGGTGACGAAGTGGTATATGACCTTTATACAGGGACAGGAACTATTGCACAATATATTGCGAGAACCGCAAAACACGTCATCGGTATCGAAGCCGTACAAGAGGCTATCGATGCAGCGAAAGAGCATGCACAACTCAATGGTTTGGATAATTGTACTTTCTATTGTGGCGATATGAAAGAAGTTTTCACAGAAGAGTTTTTAGCGGCTCATCCCAAAGCAGATGTTTTGGTAACAGATCCTCCTCGCGACGGAATGCACCCAAAAGTTGTGGAGCAAATTCTAAAACTTTCCCCAGAAAAGATTGTCTATGTGAGCTGTAATTCGGCTACGCAAGCACGAGATATCGCTTTGATGAAAGAGGATTACGAGTTAATAAAAATTTTACCAGTGGACATGTTTCCACAGACACATCATGTGGAGAATATTGCACTACTGAAAAAGAAGAAATAA
- a CDS encoding TlpA family protein disulfide reductase, producing the protein MKRVLFLCMIAILAVSCSKKVKVNGVIKNGSPLERVEFIDASGVATLPLINMGVDNKGNFAGEFVAPNNGMYAMTYAGQMAFVYLKKGQNLTISGDAMSFPNVFKIEGDAKANNDFLKEAQAYMEQYLGKLDMSILSKDEKSFLAQVKKINDDLTKNINDLKIKTKPDSDVVELKTDELKTHILTFLSQYETNHGEAVQQPNFKVSQAFKDYVKSLEKDNDRMIKRLPLYRNYLLNKIGEDFQKFALAQSDKSTASMSAIFAKYLKGKSDYSQDTKDYLLAFVISKFDLNPFAENTDDVMKVAEENINNAEVKKDLNSAFDAVYGLKKGTDAPASALVKADGSAAKISDFKGKSTLVMTYASWNPYIAQSTIPVLKEVINFYKAKTNFVFINLDDTKDQFLKSYKAILKDVPGQNLYAEGGLNSAFAKDYKVYGFKIPGFTVIDKDGKIAGPTYYNLGEPKFIEMMNKLTGLNAPTAAPQAELAPDWDQQQAEPMPEAAQPQTK; encoded by the coding sequence ATGAAAAGAGTTTTGTTCTTATGTATGATTGCGATATTAGCAGTTTCTTGTTCTAAGAAAGTTAAAGTTAATGGCGTTATCAAAAATGGTTCGCCCTTGGAGCGTGTGGAGTTTATTGATGCTTCTGGTGTAGCTACTTTACCTTTAATTAACATGGGTGTTGATAATAAAGGAAATTTCGCAGGAGAATTTGTTGCGCCTAACAATGGGATGTATGCAATGACTTATGCTGGACAAATGGCATTTGTATATCTTAAGAAAGGCCAAAATCTTACGATTTCTGGTGATGCGATGTCCTTCCCGAATGTCTTTAAAATTGAAGGAGATGCTAAGGCTAACAACGATTTCTTGAAAGAAGCACAAGCTTATATGGAGCAATATTTAGGTAAACTAGATATGAGCATCCTTTCTAAAGATGAAAAATCTTTCTTAGCACAAGTGAAAAAAATCAATGATGATTTAACTAAAAATATCAATGATCTTAAAATTAAGACTAAACCAGATTCTGATGTTGTTGAGCTTAAAACAGATGAGTTAAAAACGCACATTTTAACATTCCTTAGTCAATACGAAACGAACCATGGAGAAGCGGTACAACAACCAAACTTCAAAGTATCGCAGGCTTTTAAAGATTATGTAAAATCTTTAGAAAAAGATAATGACCGAATGATCAAAAGATTGCCACTTTACCGCAATTATTTGTTGAATAAAATTGGTGAAGACTTTCAAAAATTTGCTCTAGCACAAAGTGATAAGAGCACAGCTTCTATGTCTGCTATTTTTGCTAAATATCTGAAAGGCAAATCAGATTATTCTCAAGATACCAAAGATTATTTATTAGCTTTTGTTATATCTAAGTTTGATTTAAATCCATTTGCTGAAAATACAGATGATGTCATGAAAGTTGCTGAGGAAAACATCAATAACGCAGAAGTTAAGAAAGATCTTAACTCAGCTTTTGATGCGGTCTATGGTCTTAAAAAAGGAACAGATGCCCCGGCAAGCGCATTAGTAAAAGCGGATGGTTCTGCTGCTAAAATTTCTGATTTCAAAGGAAAATCAACATTGGTTATGACCTATGCTTCTTGGAACCCTTACATTGCACAGTCAACAATTCCTGTTCTTAAAGAAGTTATAAATTTTTATAAGGCTAAAACGAATTTTGTTTTCATCAACTTGGATGATACAAAAGATCAGTTTTTAAAATCATACAAAGCAATTCTTAAAGATGTGCCAGGACAAAATCTATATGCTGAAGGTGGGCTTAATTCGGCTTTTGCTAAAGACTATAAAGTTTATGGGTTCAAGATTCCTGGATTCACAGTTATCGATAAAGATGGCAAAATTGCGGGACCAACTTATTACAATTTAGGGGAACCAAAATTCATTGAAATGATGAATAAACTGACAGGTCTTAATGCGCCAACCGCTGCTCCACAAGCAGAATTAGCTCCCGATTGGGATCAGCAACAAGCTGAACCAATGCCAGAAGCTGCACAACCTCAAACAAAATAA